In one window of Anthonomus grandis grandis chromosome 11, icAntGran1.3, whole genome shotgun sequence DNA:
- the LOC126742346 gene encoding uncharacterized protein LOC126742346 — MTEHIITRPQKLSKLSSHSSEIDNLWTSLEMEVTLNDEGQYEASETSINCNFSNLYPKSYNNINNQHVAISYCNKTIDTRGPIQQRPRVRKESEILRRQRQKMRRKERRREATRQAIEEDLKAIELAINNPLTSRHQNLIPQNQDVSKSHQSPTIVRVVPEELLTHSALSQTTTLTDVLSNKCQKEDEAKDARKPALITLPSPTVSWEHLVVFLANRLGGQVTSEEAQCIHKHVIDQMKNLNKHPLETNIQIINSGIVPPNFFLLNLANKESHHWFLTECPPYQEGDFVAKPIEAEEAPWPAIISFGLKNQQKVDVPELLKRLDLQNRAYQINRWTYLSMNGQPGSWNLKFQIPGDLLSALKNANWRLYYRLMCLSIQYDFSASKALRQQAFGEMKHLEIGTNHKKGNFKELMEDSIVPEPISSNKNMKTKSSASEINRKSLVHKDSPTVFYKYQVAFLSNRPGGDVTEKEGKHIQNHIVDALSNTSNRMWTNLLPTNMGVVSSHLFLITSDDKELYNWLLKDCSSYKDGGFVASPVSAKDILWPEVISFGLKKQEKPDIPELLKCITLQNRKYNIKNWRHLTTKGVPGNWELQFQVPRDVLPVLRTASWKLYYGLMSLNVQHVGGRKTLEEMTGRMQEITKSLLENCSKTVPTTLVEKHTAAPVSQTDTSKILSKAESTVKKSLSKVNREAATQLSETIASSNAGPKVRPFSIDHQKTLTIPKSQNTNLSNAPLEAKKPLSQDKRNSTASPSQLIASSNLVPKIERPLSNGVRTSPTATNSPTSIPINANILPEGKSTNGASTGGSSKYQVVFLANRPGGEVTKEEVKLIKKHVIKQMKNRIGTNIQFYDFGVVPPNFFLIIAGNDATYKWLLNECPSYKNGDFVASPVPAEDAPWPEIVTFRIKNEEKIDIPELMKGLAQQNRSYQIHRWRHVGLSGESGDWKLDFQIPGDILPVLKWAGWRLFYDTICLSVRYDLEASKALRQKTIEGTQHP, encoded by the coding sequence ATGACTGAACACATAATAACTCGACCACAGAAGCTTTCCAAACTTTCTAGTCATTCCTCAGAGATTGATAATCTATGGACAAGCCTGGAGATGGAAGTTACTTTAAATGATGAAGGTCAATATGAAGCGTCAGaaacaagtataaattgtaatttttctaatttgtaTCCCAAATCctataataacataaataatcaACATGTAGCTATTTCATATTGCAACAAAACCATTGACACTAGAGGACCTATCCAGCAAAGACCAAGAGTTCGCAAAGAAAGTGAGATTTTGAGGAGACAAAGGCAAAAAATGAGACGTAAAGAACGGCGTAGAGAGGCAACGCGCCAAGCAATAGAAGAAGACTTAAAAGCCATTGAGCTTGCAATAAATAATCCCTTAACTTCCCGACATCAAAATTTGATACCACAAAATCAAGACGTTAGTAAATCACATCAGTCTCCAACTATTGTAAGGGTTGTCCCTGAAGAATTACTCACCCATTCTGCCCTTTCTCAGACTACAACCCTAACAGATGTTTTAAGCAATAAATGTCAGAAAGAGGATGAAGCAAAAGATGCTAGAAAACCAGCATTGATAACTTTACCATCTCCAACAGTTTCCTGGGAGCATTTGGTGGTATTTTTAGCCAACAGACTTGGAGGTCAAGTGACCTCAGAGGAAGCCCAATGTATACATAAGCATGTTATAGATCAAATGAAGAATCTCAACAAACATCCATTGGAgactaatattcaaattatcaACTCTGGTATTGTGCctccaaacttttttttactcaatttagCAAACAAGGAATCCCACCACTGGTTTCTAACAGAATGTCCCCCATACCAAGAGGGTGATTTTGTCGCCAAGCCTATAGAGGCTGAAGAGGCTCCCTGGCCAGCAATAATCTCCTTTGGCCTTAAAAATCAGCAAAAAGTTGATGTTCCAGAGTTACTCAAACGTTTGGACCTTCAAAATCGCGCCTACCAAATTAACAGATGGACGTATTTAAGTATGAACGGTCAACCTGGAAGTTGGAATTTAAAGTTTCAGATCCCTGGTGATCTTTTGTCTGCTCTTAAGAACGCTAACTGGAGACTCTATTATAGGTTAATGTGTCTTAGTATTCAATATGATTTTAGTGCAAGCAAAGCATTGAGACAACAAGCCTTTGGAGAGATGAAACATTTGGAAATAGGCACAAATCATAAAAAAGGAAACTTTAAAGAACTTATGGAAGATTCTATAGTACCAGAACCTAtttcaagtaataaaaatatgaaaaccaaaagctCTGCATCAGAAATTAATAGGAAATCGTTAGTACATAAAGATTCGCCAACAGTCTTCTATAAATATCAGGTGGCATTCTTATCCAACAGACCTGGCGGTGATGTAACTGAAAAGGAAGGCAAACATATTCAAAACCATATTGTAGATGCACTGTCTAACACTTCAAATCGAATGTGGACTAATCTTCTACCTACCAACATGGGTGTGGTATCTTCCCACTTGTTTTTGATCACTTCAGATGATAAAGAATTATACAACTGGCTACTGAAGGATTGCTCCTCATATAAAGATGGTGGTTTTGTTGCCAGTCCAGTGTCAGCCAAAGATATCTTATGGCCAGAAGTAATTTCTTTTGGCCTTAAAAAGCAGGAAAAACCGGATATTCCGGAGTTGCTAAAATGTATTACTCTTCAAAATCGCAAGTACAATATCAAGAACTGGAGGCATTTAACAACGAAAGGTGTGCCAGGAAATTGGGAATTGCAGTTCCAGGTTCCTAGAGACGTTTTGCCAGTACTTAGGACCGCCAGTTGGAAACTTTATTATGGACTAATGAGTCTTAATGTTCAACATGTCGGTGGTCGAAAAACTCTTGAGGAAATGACAGGAAGAATGCAAGAAATTACTAAATCATTACTGGAAAATTGTAGCAAAACAGTTCCCACAACTTTAGTGGAGAAGCATACTGCGGCTCCAGTATCTCAGACAGATACATCTAAAATATTAAGCAAGGCAGAGTCAACTGTTAAGAAGTCATTATCAAAAGTGAATAGAGAAGCCGCAACTCAATTATCTGAGACAATAGCCTCAAGTAATGCTGGACCGAAAGTAAGACCATTTTCAATTGATCATCAGAAGACACTTACAATTCCAAAATCTCAGAATACAAACTTAAGCAATGCACCACTAGAAGCCAAAAAACCTTTGTCACAAGATAAGAGAAACTCGACAGCTTCACCATCTCAGTTAATAGCTTCAAGCAACTTGGTGCCGAAAATTGAGAGACCATTGTCAAATGGTGTTAGAACCTCCCCTACAGCCACTAATTCTCCTACATCAATTccgataaatgcaaatattttaccaGAAGGTAAATCAACTAACGGGGCATCCACAGGAGGTAGTAGTAAGTACCAGGTGGTATTTTTAGCCAATAGACCTGGAGGTGAGGTAACTAAGGAGGAAGTGAAGCTAATTAAGAAACATGTTATCAAGCAAATGAAAAATCGGATTGGAACTAATATCCAATTTTATGACTTTGGTGTTGTGCCACCCAATTTTTTCCTGATCATCGCAGGAAACGATGCAACCTACAAATGGTTATTAAACGAATGTCCTTCATATAAAAATGGGGATTTTGTGGCGAGTCCGGTGCCAGCTGAGGACGCTCCATGGCCAGAAATAGTCACATTCCGcattaaaaatgaagaaaaaattgatattcCAGAGTTGATGAAGGGTTTGGCACAACAAAATCGCAGCTATCAAATTCATAGATGGCGGCATGTGGGGTTGAGCGGTGAGAGTGGAGATTGGAAATTGGACTTTCAGATTCCGGGTGATATTTTGCCTGTACTGAAGTGGGCCGGTTGGAGACTGTTTTATGATACAATTTGTTTGAGTGTGAGATATGATTTGGAGGCCAGCAAAGCGTTACGTCAGAAGACTATTGAAGGAACTCAACATCCTTAG
- the LOC126742260 gene encoding uncharacterized protein LOC126742260 has protein sequence MWDVIWFLGFPMFAINVFGAPYETGDDSYNTPERFDVFYDQRQNGTENYKLSVDGLSLVWSPNSLLAAAALLEPALYGEYPETNIDVILGPDEIVKPGEQEKPLVGEETLIPTNQNRSSESQTVLIPESNQSVESTSQTSVIPASFNKRKVRIPGLLRPFLRKRSSIASIPAKDDKSQ, from the exons ATGTGGGATGTAATTTGGTTTTTGGGGTTTCCTATGTTCGCTATTAACGTGTTTGGAGCCCCATATGAGACCGGGGATGACTCTTATAATACCCCGGAGAGGTTCGATGTGTTTTATGACCAACGACAGAATGGAACGGAAAATTATAAG cTTAGTGTGGATGGTTTGTCGCTAGTTTGGTCTCCAAACTCGTTGTTGGCAGCTGCTGCTCTATTGGAACCTGCTTTATATGGTGAATACCCTGAGACGAACATAGATGTTATCTTAGGACCTGACGAGATAGTGAAACCTGGAGAGCAAGAAAAACCTCTAGTTGGAGAAGAAACACtg atccCTACGAACCAAAATAGATCCTCTGAATCTCAGACTGTTCTTATACCTGAGAGTAACCAAAGCGTCGAAAGTACATCCCAAACATCCGTAATCCCTGCAAGTTTTAATAAGcg GAAGGTGAGAATACCGGGACTTCTTAGGCCTTTTCTGCGTAAAAGATCGTCTATTGCTTCTATTCCTGCAAAAGATGACAAATCCCAATAG